ATTTGACAATTTTTGTAGCTATGCTAATAAAGAATAAAGATTAATGACTAAATTTATCATTTTTCTCAAAGCGAGATTAGAAAATGCCATCTCCTGGAACTTATGCCTTTTTGCTTAGTTCTTTGCTGACGGGAACGTTCGCACTAGTTGCACCAACCACCGCCCAACCGATTATCCCAGCAAACGATAACACTGGTACGATCGTCAATCCTAACGGTAATAGTTTTGACATCACGGGCGGTCAAAGATCCGGAGATGGTGCAAACTTGTTCCACAGCTTTACAGAATTTAACTTAAACTCCGGTCAAATAGCGAACTTTTTATCTCAACCAGATATTTTAAATATTCTAGCCCGGATCAATGGCGGCAACGTTTCTTATATTAATGGTTTAATTCAAATTACAGGTGGAAATTCCAACTTATTTCTAATGAATCCATCTGGCATCGTTTTTGGTGCAAATGCCAGTTTAAACATCGCAGGTGCTTTTACCGCAACTACCGCCAATGGAATAGGATTTGGTAATAATTGGTTTAACGCAGTTGGCAATAATAATCACGCGGCACTAGTCGGAACGCCTAACGCTTTTGCCTTTACCATGCAGCAACCGGGAAGCATCATCAATTCCGGTAATTTAGCAGTAGGAAATGGGCAAGATTTAACATTATTAGCTGGCAATATTATTAATACGGGCAGTTTAACTGCACCACAAGGTCAAATTACCATTGCTTCCGTACCTGGAACTAGCATAGTGCGATTATCCCAACCGGGATTTGTTCTCAGTTTAGACGTACAAAATCCAGCACAAAATGTCAGTCAACCAAATGATTGGACATTGCCAATAGCATCGTTACCTCAAATGTTAACTGGTGGAAAAGGTGGCAATGCAACCGGAGTTACTGTTAATTCAGATGGCACGATTCAACTAATCGGTTCGGGAATTAACATAGTGCCACAACCAGCCACTAGCATTGCTTCTGGCACCATTGACACTTCCGGTTCCAAAATAGGGGGAACAGTACAAATTTTAGGCGATCGAGTAGGCATATTAGCAGGAAATATTCATGCTTCTGGAAATAATAGCGGTGGTAGAGTTTTAGTTGGCGGAGATTTTCAAGGAAAAGGAACCGTACCGAATGCTTCGCAAACATTAGTTAGTGAAAATTCTATTATTACCGCTAATGCTATTACTAAAGGTGATGGCGGTCGAGTGATAGTTTGGGCCGATCGATCTACTCAATTTTTCGGCGATATTTTAGCGCGTGGGGGAAAAGAAGGCGGAAATGGCGGATTTGTTGAAGTTTCCGGCAAAGAGTCGCTGCTTTTTAACGGAATAGTTAATGCAGGGGCAAATTTAGGTAATCCCGGCACTTTATTACTCGATCCCAAAGATATCACGATCGGCACAACACCTATAAATGACACGTCTGTTAATTTCAGCGATACTCCCGACCAACCTAGCACAATTCCCGCCAGCAATATTACTGATAATACTAACACGGGTACTAATGTAGTGTTGCAAGCGAATAATGACATTACTGTAAATGAGCCAATTATTACTAACAACCCATCAGGAGATGGAGGCGCGATTACCTTACAAGCGGGAAGAAGTATTATAGTAAATAAAGATATTGTTACTGATAACGGCAATTTAACTTTGACTGCCAATGAAACCAGTTCTAATGGTGTGGTAAATGCCAACAGAGACCCGGGTAATGCAGTTATTAATATTGCTACCGGAGTTGCGATCGATTCTGGTGTCGGAGATACTAATATCACGATCGGTGATGGTGCTGGTTTGACGAACAATGCCAGTGGAGATATTACTTTAAATGGCATCATAAAAGCTGGAAATTTGTCAATTCAAAATAATGGTACTAGCGCTGGTGCGATCGTTATTCCCAATAGCGCAAATATCAATCTGACGGGAAATTTCCAGCAAATTGGCGATAGTCCGGTAAAACTGGGAAGCAACATTACTACTACAGGTGGCGGTATCACATTTGATGGCGCACTTACCCTGATTGGTAACCCTATCCTTGATACTGCTGCTGGTAACGGCGCAATTAACTTAAACAATACAATTAATAGCACCTCTGGGGAAAACTTTACCCTCAATGCTGGCAGCGGTAGTATTAGTTTATACCAACCTGTCGGCAACATCACCCCACTCGGTAATATCATCGCTAATAACAGCGATACTACCTGGTTTTTCGATACTGTCAAAGCTAATTCTATATCTACAGATGCTGATGGCAGAACTTTTATTAGCAGCGATATCACTACCACTGGCAATCAAACTTATAATGATAGTGTCCGGATAATAAGTAGTGCCATTCTCACTACTACCAATAACGGAAATATCATTTTTAACAATACCATTGACGGTAATGATGGAATAGAAGACCTCACTCTCAATGCTGGCAGTGGTAATATTCTTTTCAATGGCAGTATCGGTAACGATCAAATAATTAATGATATCACTGCTAACAGCAGTAGTACTACCCGCTTCAACAGTACTGTCAACGCAAACAGCGTAACTACAAATGTGGGTGGCACTACTGAAATTAATGGCAATATCGACACCCAAAGCAATCAAACTTATAATGATGCAGTTATCATCGCTAACAATATCACTGTTAATACTAATAATGGTGGCGAAATTACTTTTAATAACACTGTTGATGGAAAAGATGTTAGTACGCAAAGTTTGACAGTAACAACGACTTCTACGGGGAAGGTTACTTTTAACGGTGCGGTTGGCAGCATCACCAAATTGAATAATTTAACTATTAGTAATGATGGTACGCTGAATATCGCTGCTGCGGCAGATATGTTTTTGGATGGGGAGTTTAATCAAAATACCGACAGCCCTGTTTCTATTGCAGGTGATATCATTACTAGCGATGATAATATCAAGTTTAGCGGCCCGGTAACGCTGAATGGAAATGTATTATTTAATCCGGGAACGGCGGGAATTTCTTTTAGTTCTAGTTTGAATGCGGGTAGTAATCCGCTGACTTTAAAGGCAGGTGAAATTGATTTTGACGGTCAAGTAACTGGTAGTAGTACGCTAGTGTTGGAGCCAGCAAAAGTCGATCGAGATATTAATATCGGTGGTTCTGCAAATACGATCGCATTAGATTTAACTGCCACTGACTTAAATAATATCCAAAATGGTTTTAGCTCGATTACGATTGGTAAGGTAGATGGCAGCGGAATTGTTACATTTGTTTCTCCGGTTACGTTTCAAGACCCGGTAACGATTCGATCTCCGCAAGGTGCAGGTGCGATCGCATTTTCTGGCGGCACGATTTCCGGACAGGACAACGCCTCAATTAATTTGATCGCCAATCAAAATATTACTACTGGCGATCTCACTGCACCAGCCGGAATTACCATTACTAGCAATGGCGGATTAATCGATACCAGAGCGGGTACTTTAAACACTTCTAATGCTAGTGGAAATGGAGGTGCGATCGCGCTTAATGCCAACGGCGATATTTACACGGGTAATTTATCTTCTAATGCCATTACTAATGGTGCTGGTGGAAATATCACTCTCACCAGCACGATAGGCAAAATAGATATTAGCACTGGCGATATTAATTCCTCCGGTGCAATAGGTATCGGAGGCGAAGTAAAGCTAACTGCGCCAGGAGACATTAAAACAAGAAATATCAATACTAGCGCCACCGGATTTTTTAATGCTGGGAATGTCATCATAACTAGTAATTCAGGCAGCATCGATACTACTGTAGGTACTTTAAAAACTACCGCAACGACAAGTAACGGTGGTGCAGTACAATTAACTGCTCAAAACGATGTAAGAACTGGTAGTTTGGATACTAGTGCAAGTGGAGATTCAACTAACATTTCCGGCAACATCACGTTAAGAAGTAACGCTGGAAACATCGATACTAGTGCGGGTACGCTCAATACTTATTCCGGTACTGCTGGTGGTGGTGCGATCGCGATGACTGCACCTAATAATATCACTACAGGTGCGATCGAACTTGGTTCTGGTGAATCAGAAATTAAAAATCCTCTCACTATTAATACACCTGCGATTGTTAATCTCAACGGAGATATTAACAGCAACGGAGCAGATATCATTATTGGTGGCGTTACTCCTCCCAGTCAAGTTAATTTCAATTTTCCCAGCAGCACTTTACTTACTGACGGTGGAAACGTAACCATCAAAA
The Leptolyngbyaceae cyanobacterium DNA segment above includes these coding regions:
- a CDS encoding filamentous hemagglutinin N-terminal domain-containing protein gives rise to the protein MPSPGTYAFLLSSLLTGTFALVAPTTAQPIIPANDNTGTIVNPNGNSFDITGGQRSGDGANLFHSFTEFNLNSGQIANFLSQPDILNILARINGGNVSYINGLIQITGGNSNLFLMNPSGIVFGANASLNIAGAFTATTANGIGFGNNWFNAVGNNNHAALVGTPNAFAFTMQQPGSIINSGNLAVGNGQDLTLLAGNIINTGSLTAPQGQITIASVPGTSIVRLSQPGFVLSLDVQNPAQNVSQPNDWTLPIASLPQMLTGGKGGNATGVTVNSDGTIQLIGSGINIVPQPATSIASGTIDTSGSKIGGTVQILGDRVGILAGNIHASGNNSGGRVLVGGDFQGKGTVPNASQTLVSENSIITANAITKGDGGRVIVWADRSTQFFGDILARGGKEGGNGGFVEVSGKESLLFNGIVNAGANLGNPGTLLLDPKDITIGTTPINDTSVNFSDTPDQPSTIPASNITDNTNTGTNVVLQANNDITVNEPIITNNPSGDGGAITLQAGRSIIVNKDIVTDNGNLTLTANETSSNGVVNANRDPGNAVINIATGVAIDSGVGDTNITIGDGAGLTNNASGDITLNGIIKAGNLSIQNNGTSAGAIVIPNSANINLTGNFQQIGDSPVKLGSNITTTGGGITFDGALTLIGNPILDTAAGNGAINLNNTINSTSGENFTLNAGSGSISLYQPVGNITPLGNIIANNSDTTWFFDTVKANSISTDADGRTFISSDITTTGNQTYNDSVRIISSAILTTTNNGNIIFNNTIDGNDGIEDLTLNAGSGNILFNGSIGNDQIINDITANSSSTTRFNSTVNANSVTTNVGGTTEINGNIDTQSNQTYNDAVIIANNITVNTNNGGEITFNNTVDGKDVSTQSLTVTTTSTGKVTFNGAVGSITKLNNLTISNDGTLNIAAAADMFLDGEFNQNTDSPVSIAGDIITSDDNIKFSGPVTLNGNVLFNPGTAGISFSSSLNAGSNPLTLKAGEIDFDGQVTGSSTLVLEPAKVDRDINIGGSANTIALDLTATDLNNIQNGFSSITIGKVDGSGIVTFVSPVTFQDPVTIRSPQGAGAIAFSGGTISGQDNASINLIANQNITTGDLTAPAGITITSNGGLIDTRAGTLNTSNASGNGGAIALNANGDIYTGNLSSNAITNGAGGNITLTSTIGKIDISTGDINSSGAIGIGGEVKLTAPGDIKTRNINTSATGFFNAGNVIITSNSGSIDTTVGTLKTTATTSNGGAVQLTAQNDVRTGSLDTSASGDSTNISGNITLRSNAGNIDTSAGTLNTYSGTAGGGAIAMTAPNNITTGAIELGSGESEIKNPLTINTPAIVNLNGDINSNGADIIIGGVTPPSQVNFNFPSSTLLTDGGNVTIKSSGILTVTKNINTIGGAINLTGTSIDSSTVNLDSSNSDGAGGNINLTAQSQTVQTGNLNSSGNSQGGQITVIAPIQITAKQINSSASQGNGGNVTLDPLNDIQVEYINAQGGSRGTGGTVDITTQRFFRATSSFVDRNSTTSSISTAGGSGGGPIVIRHAGGPTTPFNVAGDATTNGTAGNITSGTGQTVAPGSYFGPFTQGQTQVITEGAPPPQNPTSPPPQNPTSPPTQNPTSPPTQNSTSPPTQNPTSPPTQNPTSPPTQNPTSPPTQNPTSP